A genomic segment from Streptomyces sp. NBC_00459 encodes:
- a CDS encoding AfsR/SARP family transcriptional regulator, with the protein MFEVRLLGPVEVWEGDRRAPLGGVRPLAVLSALVVHLGEVLSTERLVDCVWDEQAPATAGALVATHVSAVRRALARVTPATVVRTRPPGYVADLEPSQIDARRFEDLLASGRSSAAAGRPEEAADLLSEALGLWRGPEALEGLGQSFARIEAARLAELRLIAQEESFALQLDLGGPDRTIAPLLAHVAAHPLRERPRGQLMTALYRAGRVSDALRTYQEGRAILREELGIDPGPRLRSLHQAVLTDDAKLSGTAGPQSTGREPAGLPKQPSGATGHVSGAPARPAPSHLPPDIADFVGRSEQIDWAASLLGKVDEDGRTASPIGVLSGRSGTGKTALAVHVGHRMSALFPDGRLFVDLRAGDTAPLQPADALARLLRAMGADPETLPTSVEELTGLYRTHIGPRRVLLILDNAAGEAHVRPLLPPGPGCAVLVTSRRRLVALEGAAHLDLAVPDQAEALELLRRVAGPDRTEAEPEGAAEIVALCGRLPLAVRIAGARLAARPHWAPGRLARRLRDERSRLNELRAGDLELRTSLELGYADLDLPERRALRRLALLDLPDFAAWIAAPLLDIGTPEAEEAVERLVDCHFIDVIGVDDTGRSRYRIHDLAREHARERCLSEESAEERGAAVLRLVASWLGLARTAAARGPGAAGRYFPEPAAVRPLDAETEEELLERPASWFAAEQACLLAAVEYCADNGMDRAARDLAGALIASSAALYNQFDAWSRSHAAAMAAVHRSGDGEGEAWLLAGLGQLRYEQDEFEESYAYFAKALRLFEARGDVPGGEALALAGMGTARREQAGYAEALELLNAALALYGEPAERGARARVLYGIGHVHREQGRGEQARQVLTRALELYRAEGDRHGEALTLRSLALCHRAEDEFEDAERVLHQALRIFNGLRDTFGVMYTEQSLAKTELRLGRLDEARARLGRCLGVARERQDRFGEALVLRTLGELHLAAGDPGRAREPLEQALSAWQTLRLPLWRARTVRDLAEVWEAQGDEAAARSARAEALRVFRELDCGGSPEPVAVAE; encoded by the coding sequence ATGTTCGAAGTACGCCTGCTCGGGCCGGTCGAGGTCTGGGAGGGCGACCGGCGGGCTCCGCTCGGCGGTGTCAGACCCCTCGCGGTCCTGTCGGCGCTGGTCGTCCACCTCGGCGAGGTGCTCTCCACCGAGCGGCTCGTGGACTGCGTCTGGGACGAGCAGGCGCCGGCCACCGCAGGCGCCCTGGTGGCCACCCATGTCTCCGCCGTACGGCGTGCGCTGGCCAGGGTCACGCCGGCCACAGTCGTCCGGACGCGGCCACCCGGATACGTCGCCGACCTCGAACCGTCCCAGATCGACGCCCGCCGTTTCGAGGATCTCCTCGCCTCGGGCCGGTCCTCGGCCGCAGCGGGCCGGCCCGAGGAGGCCGCCGACCTGCTGTCCGAGGCGCTGGGGCTGTGGCGCGGCCCGGAGGCGCTGGAAGGGCTCGGCCAGTCGTTCGCCCGGATCGAGGCCGCCCGGCTGGCGGAGCTGCGGCTCATCGCCCAGGAGGAGTCCTTCGCCCTGCAGCTGGACCTGGGCGGCCCGGACCGGACGATCGCGCCCCTCCTCGCGCACGTTGCCGCCCACCCCCTGCGGGAGCGGCCACGCGGCCAGCTGATGACCGCCCTGTATCGCGCAGGCCGGGTCTCCGACGCCCTGCGCACCTACCAGGAGGGCCGCGCGATCCTGCGCGAGGAGCTGGGCATCGATCCCGGGCCCCGGCTGCGGTCGCTGCACCAGGCGGTACTGACCGACGACGCGAAGCTGTCGGGCACCGCCGGCCCGCAGAGCACGGGGCGGGAGCCGGCAGGGCTCCCGAAGCAGCCGTCGGGCGCCACCGGTCACGTCTCCGGCGCCCCCGCGAGGCCCGCGCCGTCCCATCTCCCGCCGGACATCGCCGACTTCGTGGGCCGCTCCGAGCAGATCGACTGGGCCGCCTCGCTGCTGGGCAAGGTCGACGAGGACGGCCGCACCGCCTCACCGATCGGGGTGCTCTCCGGCCGGTCCGGAACAGGCAAGACCGCGCTCGCCGTACACGTGGGCCACAGGATGTCCGCGCTCTTCCCGGACGGCCGCCTGTTCGTGGACCTGCGCGCGGGGGACACCGCTCCGCTGCAGCCCGCCGACGCCCTCGCCAGGCTGCTGCGCGCCATGGGTGCCGACCCCGAGACCCTGCCGACCTCCGTCGAGGAGCTGACAGGGCTGTATCGCACACACATCGGGCCCCGGCGCGTCCTGCTGATCCTGGACAACGCGGCCGGCGAGGCGCATGTACGGCCGCTGCTGCCGCCCGGCCCCGGCTGTGCGGTACTCGTCACGAGCCGACGCCGGCTGGTGGCGCTGGAGGGCGCCGCCCACCTGGACCTGGCCGTGCCCGACCAGGCGGAGGCACTCGAACTGCTGCGCCGCGTCGCCGGCCCGGATCGTACCGAGGCCGAGCCGGAGGGGGCCGCCGAGATCGTCGCGCTGTGCGGGCGGCTGCCGCTGGCGGTGCGCATCGCCGGCGCCCGGCTGGCGGCCCGCCCGCACTGGGCGCCCGGACGGCTCGCCCGGCGACTGCGTGACGAGCGCAGCCGGCTCAACGAACTGCGCGCCGGGGACCTGGAGTTGCGCACCAGCCTTGAGCTCGGATACGCCGACCTGGACCTGCCGGAGCGGCGGGCGCTGCGCCGGTTGGCCCTGCTCGATCTGCCGGACTTCGCCGCCTGGATCGCCGCCCCGCTGCTGGACATCGGCACGCCGGAAGCCGAGGAGGCGGTGGAGCGGCTGGTGGACTGCCACTTCATCGACGTGATCGGCGTCGACGACACGGGGCGCAGCCGGTACCGCATCCATGACCTGGCCCGCGAGCACGCTCGTGAACGGTGTCTGTCCGAGGAGAGCGCCGAGGAGCGCGGCGCGGCCGTGCTGCGGCTGGTGGCCTCCTGGCTGGGACTGGCCAGGACGGCGGCCGCCCGGGGTCCGGGTGCGGCCGGCCGGTACTTCCCCGAGCCCGCAGCCGTACGGCCTCTCGACGCGGAGACGGAGGAGGAGCTGCTCGAGCGCCCCGCGTCCTGGTTCGCCGCCGAGCAGGCCTGTCTGCTCGCAGCGGTGGAGTACTGCGCCGACAACGGTATGGACCGGGCCGCCCGCGATCTGGCCGGGGCGCTGATCGCGAGTTCGGCCGCGCTGTACAACCAGTTCGACGCCTGGTCCCGTTCGCACGCGGCGGCCATGGCCGCGGTGCACCGCAGCGGGGACGGCGAGGGCGAGGCCTGGCTGCTCGCGGGGTTGGGGCAACTGCGGTACGAGCAGGACGAGTTCGAGGAGTCGTACGCCTACTTCGCCAAGGCCCTGCGGCTGTTCGAGGCACGCGGCGATGTGCCCGGGGGCGAGGCGCTCGCGCTTGCCGGAATGGGCACGGCCCGCCGCGAACAGGCCGGGTACGCCGAGGCGTTGGAGCTGCTGAACGCGGCGCTCGCGCTGTACGGGGAGCCGGCCGAGCGGGGCGCCCGCGCCCGGGTGCTGTACGGCATCGGTCATGTGCACCGGGAACAGGGGCGCGGCGAGCAGGCCCGCCAGGTGCTCACACGGGCGCTGGAGCTGTACCGCGCGGAGGGCGACCGGCACGGTGAGGCGTTGACCCTGCGCTCACTGGCCCTGTGCCACCGGGCCGAGGACGAGTTCGAGGACGCCGAGCGGGTGCTGCACCAGGCGCTGCGGATCTTCAACGGCCTGCGGGACACGTTCGGGGTGATGTACACCGAACAGTCGCTGGCCAAGACGGAGTTGCGACTGGGCCGCCTCGACGAGGCACGGGCGCGGCTCGGCCGGTGCCTGGGCGTCGCCCGTGAACGCCAGGACAGGTTCGGCGAGGCCCTCGTCCTGCGCACCCTGGGCGAGTTGCATCTGGCGGCCGGTGATCCCGGCCGCGCCCGGGAGCCGCTGGAGCAGGCGCTGTCGGCCTGGCAGACCCTGCGGCTGCCGCTGTGGCGGGCGCGTACGGTCCGGGATCTCGCCGAGGTGTGGGAGGCGCAGGGCGACGAGGCGGCGGCGCGGTCGGCGAGGGCCGAAGCACTGCGTGTCTTCCGGGAGTTGGACTGCGGCGGGTCGCCGGAACCGGTGGCGGTCGCCGAGTAG
- a CDS encoding M15 family metallopeptidase gives MTEIITLSDARVAAVTEDDCGESLVDLRGTGHLWLDHRQADDDGHYAHLRSGVLRRLVRAQRLLPAGVRFLVVEGYRPPDLQRRYFEQYAQTMRRAHPDASPERIRELASAYISPPEVAPHVSGGAVDLTLCDQDGRELALGTEVNETPAESEGACRTEAPGISAEARANRALMGQALGAAGFVNYPTEWWHWSYGDRYWALLRREPAARYGPAAPPCPTA, from the coding sequence GTGACAGAGATCATCACGCTCTCGGACGCCCGGGTCGCCGCGGTCACGGAGGACGACTGCGGTGAGTCGCTGGTCGACCTGCGTGGAACGGGCCACCTGTGGCTCGACCACCGGCAGGCCGACGACGACGGCCACTACGCCCATCTCCGATCCGGTGTGCTGCGCCGACTCGTGCGGGCCCAGCGTCTGCTGCCGGCCGGGGTCAGGTTCCTGGTGGTGGAGGGGTACCGGCCGCCCGATCTGCAGCGGCGGTACTTCGAGCAGTACGCGCAGACCATGCGCCGGGCGCACCCCGACGCGTCGCCCGAGCGGATCCGCGAGCTGGCGAGCGCGTACATCTCCCCGCCGGAGGTGGCACCGCACGTCAGCGGCGGGGCCGTCGACCTGACCCTGTGCGACCAGGACGGCAGGGAACTGGCGCTGGGCACGGAGGTCAACGAGACCCCGGCGGAGAGCGAGGGCGCCTGCCGCACGGAGGCGCCCGGCATCAGCGCCGAGGCGCGCGCCAACCGGGCCCTGATGGGCCAGGCCCTGGGCGCGGCCGGCTTCGTCAACTACCCGACCGAATGGTGGCACTGGTCGTACGGAGACCGGTACTGGGCGCTGCTGCGCCGGGAACCGGCCGCCCGCTACGGCCCCGCCGCGCCGCCCTGCCCGACGGCCTGA
- a CDS encoding RNA polymerase sigma factor produces the protein MTTSACPPPPRENGDRMSPKDFDASFAADMPRLRRRLLALTGNPHDADDLVQETYLRLSRRARAENLTHQQHPYAYTCTVALNLLRDSWQRPSRREQVTDRLPETGWDGGLASYEASETTRALLGVLSEKEAAAVILVDLEGLSHDTAGERLGAHRGTVQRNRMRGLAKMRDVLGH, from the coding sequence ATGACCACCTCCGCCTGCCCGCCACCGCCGCGCGAGAACGGCGACCGGATGAGCCCGAAGGACTTCGACGCCTCTTTCGCTGCGGACATGCCCCGGCTGCGCCGACGGCTGCTGGCCCTGACGGGCAACCCGCACGACGCCGACGACCTGGTGCAGGAGACCTACCTACGGCTGTCCCGGCGGGCCCGGGCCGAGAACCTGACGCACCAGCAGCACCCGTACGCCTACACCTGCACCGTCGCCCTGAACCTGCTCCGCGACTCCTGGCAGCGCCCTTCCCGCCGCGAGCAGGTCACCGACCGCCTTCCCGAAACCGGCTGGGACGGCGGGCTGGCCTCCTACGAGGCGTCCGAGACCACGCGGGCGCTGCTGGGTGTGCTCTCCGAGAAGGAGGCGGCGGCGGTGATCCTCGTGGACCTGGAGGGCCTCAGCCACGACACGGCCGGTGAACGGCTCGGCGCCCACCGGGGAACCGTGCAGCGCAACCGGATGCGGGGCCTCGCCAAGATGCGCGACGTGCTCGGTCACTGA
- a CDS encoding C40 family peptidase, with translation MKISSTRRRTSGALLGASVLALSAFFSAPAHAAAEATCGVLAPGASATAQAAVNAACSQIGVWYSWGGGHAATPGASYGYYDGSDPDSLHDGERKGFDCSGLMRYAYAQATGKDLLNGTADDQFHSSQASARFSASQGSAPLLPGDLMFWGSGHVHHVAMYLGGGQMVEAYESGTHIRATPVRTGGDYAGAIRINGSGTPTPPPANGGTTFETWGTGVRTHETPSVRGSVVDTFAGPTQVSVQCQQHAESVTAEGYTNDIWSKLADGSWLTNIYIKGPASLPGIPDCGGSTTPPPSSGSKPFQTWGTGVRTHSEPNVNAGVVDYFAQPTTVNVVCQAHAQEVTAEGYTNDAWSKLTNGSWMTNIYIKGAAWLPGVPTC, from the coding sequence TTGAAGATCAGCAGCACGCGTCGTCGGACCAGCGGCGCGCTTCTGGGGGCCTCGGTCCTCGCCCTGTCCGCGTTCTTCTCCGCTCCGGCCCACGCCGCGGCGGAGGCCACCTGCGGCGTCCTCGCACCGGGTGCCTCGGCCACCGCCCAGGCGGCCGTGAACGCCGCCTGTTCGCAGATCGGCGTCTGGTACAGCTGGGGCGGCGGGCACGCGGCAACGCCGGGCGCCAGCTACGGCTACTACGACGGCTCGGACCCCGACAGCCTCCACGACGGCGAGCGCAAGGGCTTCGACTGCTCCGGCCTGATGCGCTACGCGTACGCCCAGGCCACCGGTAAGGACCTGCTCAACGGCACCGCCGACGACCAGTTCCACAGCTCGCAGGCCTCGGCCCGCTTCTCGGCCTCGCAGGGCAGCGCCCCGCTGCTGCCGGGTGACCTGATGTTCTGGGGCAGCGGACATGTCCATCACGTCGCCATGTACCTGGGCGGCGGCCAGATGGTCGAGGCGTACGAGTCGGGCACCCACATCCGGGCCACGCCCGTACGCACCGGTGGCGACTACGCGGGCGCGATCCGGATCAACGGGTCGGGCACTCCCACTCCGCCGCCCGCGAACGGCGGCACGACCTTCGAGACCTGGGGCACCGGGGTGCGTACCCACGAGACGCCGAGCGTGCGCGGGTCCGTGGTGGACACCTTCGCCGGACCGACCCAGGTGTCGGTCCAGTGCCAGCAACACGCGGAGAGCGTCACCGCCGAGGGCTACACCAACGACATCTGGTCGAAGCTGGCCGACGGTTCCTGGCTGACGAACATCTACATCAAGGGCCCGGCCTCGCTGCCCGGCATCCCGGACTGCGGCGGCAGCACCACCCCGCCGCCGTCGAGCGGCAGCAAGCCGTTCCAGACCTGGGGCACGGGGGTGCGTACGCACAGCGAGCCGAACGTCAACGCCGGTGTGGTCGACTACTTCGCGCAGCCCACCACGGTCAACGTGGTCTGCCAGGCGCACGCCCAGGAAGTGACGGCCGAGGGCTACACCAATGACGCCTGGTCCAAGCTGACGAACGGTTCGTGGATGACGAACATCTACATCAAGGGAGCGGCCTGGCTGCCCGGCGTGCCGACCTGCTGA
- a CDS encoding TOBE domain-containing protein — protein MSLSIRNQIPGTVIAVTTGEVMATVKVRLDAGQEITAAITRESVRDLGLAEGTAVRALIKSTEVSLATAAVEGVSIRNQLPGTVADITTGAAMASVKVTVAGGTLTAAITADAVHDLGLAAGSPVVALIKSTEISLATR, from the coding sequence ATGAGCCTGAGCATCCGCAACCAGATTCCCGGCACCGTCATCGCCGTCACCACCGGAGAGGTCATGGCCACCGTCAAGGTCCGCCTCGACGCCGGTCAGGAGATCACCGCCGCGATCACACGGGAATCCGTCAGGGATCTGGGGCTCGCCGAGGGCACGGCCGTACGCGCGTTGATCAAGTCCACGGAGGTCTCGCTCGCCACCGCCGCCGTCGAGGGCGTGTCCATCCGCAACCAACTCCCCGGTACGGTCGCCGACATCACCACGGGTGCTGCCATGGCGTCCGTCAAGGTCACCGTCGCGGGCGGCACGCTCACGGCCGCGATCACCGCGGACGCCGTGCACGACCTGGGCCTGGCGGCCGGTTCACCCGTGGTCGCGCTGATCAAGTCCACCGAGATCTCCCTCGCGACCAGGTGA